The genomic window ACCAGCCGCTCACGCGCACGCCCGAGCAGGCGAGCATCTCGTCCACGCGGAGGTGGACGGCGTTCATCTCGTCCTCGGTGAAATAGCCGCGCCCGATGCCGGACTGGTTCGTCAGCACGACGAAGCTGTAGCCCATCCCGGCAAGCATGCGCAGCCCATCCGCCGCGCCCTCGGTGAGTTCCGCGCCGTTCGGGTCGTGCAGGTAATTTTTATCTTTTATGATAGTTCCGTCTCTGTCGAGTATTATCCATCTTTTCATTTTGAATGGGATATCCTTTCTATAACGGATGTGGTCGAATATCCGTCCGTAAGCGGCAGTATAACGACCTCGCCCGCGTATTCGCGTCCCGCGACATCCTCCGGGCGGTAGTCCCCGCCCTTCGCAAGCACGTCGGGACGAAGCACGGAAAGCAGCTCAGCCGGCGTGTCCTCGCCGAATACGACAACGGCGTCCACCGCCTCAAGCGCGGAAAGCACCTTCGCGCGCGAAAGCTCGCCGTTAACGGGACGGCTCTCGCCCTTCAGCCTCTTCACCGAAGCGTCGGAGTTGAGGCCGACGATCAGCCGGTCCCCGAGAGCCCGCGCCGCGGTCAGCGAATCTATATGCCCGGCGTGGAGTATGTCGAAACAGCCGTTCGTAAAAACAATTCTCTCGCCGTTCGCGCGCCATCTGCGGCAGAGCTCCGCCGCGTCGCCGCGCGAATATATCTTGCCGCCGGACTGCGCGCCCTCCTCCGCGACCGCGGAGAGAAGCTCATCCGCCATTATCGGATATGTGCCGACCTTGCCTATTACTATCTGCGACGCGGCGTTGGCGAGCTTCGCGGCGTCGCACAGCGGGAGCCCCGCTGACGAGAAGGCCGCAGCCGCAGCTATCATGGTGTCGCCCGCACCGGAAACGTCGTAGACCTCGACGGGCCAGACAGGGATATGCAGCGCCCCGCCGCGTGAGACGAGCGTCGCCCCCTTCTCAGAGCGCGTCGCGAGAATATTTTCTATACCGTAACGCGAGGCCAACTCCGACGCGGCCTCCGCTACCTCGCCGTCTTCGTTCGCGACGGCGCGCCCAGCCGCGGCGGAAAGCTCCTTCAGATTCGGCGTAATCGCGAAAGCGCCGCGGTACGGCTCCCAGTCTGATTTCTTCGGGTCAACCCAGACCTGCATACAGGCGGAGCGCGCGAACGATATGACGCGGCGGCATAGCTCCGGCGAGCAGAAGCCTTTGCCGTAATCGGAAAGCAGGACGAGCCGCGAACCGGCGGAAGCGGCCTCCCTTATCTTTGAAACGACGCGCTCTATATCCTCGCCGCGCGGCTCCGTAAGCTGCTCGCGGTCGAGCCGCAGCATCTGTTGGCGTCCGCCGCCGAGAACGCGCGTCTTGACAGTCGTCGGGCCGAGCGGCGTTATACACTCAGTATCCGCCTCCGCAAAAACGGGCAGAGCCATGAGAGCCGCGCCCTCCGTATCGTCCCCGACGCTTCCGGCGGCGTACACGCGGACGCCCAGCCCCGCGAGGTTCGCCGCGACGTTGCCGGCGCCGCCCGCGACCAGCCGCTCCGACCGCACGCGCACGACGGGTACCGGAGCCTCAGGCGAAATGCGCGACACCTCGCCCGTCACATAACGGTCGAGCATAAAATCGCCCGCGACGACGGCGGGAAAACGCCGGAACCCGCCGAGCAGAAGCTCGCGGGCAAGGATCATCGTTTCGTGTGAAAAATTCGCAGAAAGCCTCATCGTCCGTCCCCGAGATCAAATTTTGCGCGGCCGCCGTTTTTTCCGTAAACCGCGCCATTTTAGCTAATTGTATCATTACGCACGAAATATTAGCGGAAATCGCGCGGCAAAACTAATATAATAATAACCGTATCAAATCAACACAACGGGGTGGTAACATGGAGAAGAAAACCGTAACTATACTGCTCGGCAGCCCGCGCAAAGACGGAAACACCGAAACCATAGCCAAGGCGCTCGCCAAGGGCGCTGAGGAAAACGGCTGCGAAGTGCGCACGCTGCGGCTGCAGGGGAAGAAGCTCAACGGGTGCATGGACTGCCGCCACTGCTGGGCGACGGGCGCGCCCTGCGTCCAGAAGGACGACATGGGCGAAGTCCACGAAGCGATAGCCGCCGCGGACGTCATCGTCTTCGCGTCGCCGCTTTACTTCTATTCGTGGAGCGCGCAGATAAAGCCCGTCTGGGACAGGCTGCTGCCCTTCTACGCCGAAAATTCTAAGATAGACGTGCGCGGCAAGAAAGCCGTGCTCATATCCGCGGCCGGCGACACGGAACCGGAATGCTTCGGCGGGCTCAAAGAGTCGTTCCGACTCGCCTGCGGCTACACGCAATGGGAAATCGCGGGCGAAATATACGCGCTCGGCCTATACCCGAAGGACGCGGCTGCGAACGAAGGCCAGAAATATATAGAAGAAGCGTACGAACTCGGAAAGAGGCTGTAAAAAATGAAAAACTGCGTAGTGACGGGCGGAGCCGGATACGTCGGCAGCCATTGCTGCAAAGCTCTGGCGCAGGCCGGATACACCCCTGTAACGGTGGACAATCTTTTCCGCGGGCACAAAAAACTGGTAAAATGGGGCCCCTTCCGCGAATGCGACGTGCTCGACACAGACGGGCTCGTAAAGATATTTGAAGAATTCAAGCCCGAAGCCGTCTTTCACTTCGCGGGGCTCACATACGTCGGCGAATCCGTGGCGAAGCCGGAGGACTACTACCGCGTCAACACTGCCGGCACTCTCTCGCTGCTATCCGCGATGCTGCGCTGCGGCTGCGACAAGATAATCTTCTCGAGCACCGCCGCGACCTACGGCGACCCGCGCTACACCCCGATAGACGAAAAACATCCGCAGAACCCGATAAACCCGTACGGCTGGAGCAAGCTCTTCATCGAGCGCATGATGGAAGACTTCTCAGCCGCCCACGGCATAAAATTCGCGGCGCTGCGCTACTTCAACGCCTCCGGCGCGGACCCGGAGTGCGAGACGGGCGAACTGCACGAGCCAGAGACGCACCTTATCCCGCTGATACTCTTCGCCGCCCTCGGACGGCGCGAGAACATCAAAATTTTCGGACGCGACTACGACACGCCCGACGGTACGGCCGTGCGCGACTACGTCCACGTCACAGACCTCGCCTCGGCCCACCTTAAAGCCCTCGAAAAGCTTGAATCGGACGGCGTGAACCTAAAGCTCAACCTCGGCACCGGCTCCGGTTACTCCGTGCTCGAAGTGATAAAATCCGTCGAACGCGTCTCCGGCAGAAAAGTCCCCGCGCTGGACGCGCCGCGCCGCGCCGGAGACCCGCCTGTGCTGGTGGCGGACTCCGCCGCAGCGCGGCAGACGCTCGGCTGGGAGCTGAAACACTCCTCGATAGACGAAATCGTCGAAACGGCGATGCGCTGGCACGAGAGGAACTGAATGATACGCCGCGGAGGGGCTTCGTTTACAGAGCCCCTCCGTTTTGTTTCTAGCATATTGACTGAAGTCATATGCGTATGTAATCATATTGGCGCTTGGCGAAAAAGGTGTACTTTTTTCGCCGATTCCCTAACCTTTTCAAGATAACGCAAAAAACATCGAAAAACGGCAAAAACATCTCTTCGGCATCAAGATACTAATGATATGCCTGTAAAGAGAAATAAATCATACGTGGCGAAAAAAGTACACCTTTTTCGCCGCCTGCTATTGCGCCCATAATTGAAGCTGAATGATATCCTGCTTTGGAGGTTATGCCGTTTGCTCTTCAACTCGTACGTTTTCATATTCATCTTCCTTCCGGCGACGTTTATCATATGGCGCTCGCTATGCGCAAAGAAAAAGACAACGGCGGCGATATACTGGCTGCTCTCGGCGTCGCTCTTCTTCTACGGCTACTGGAACCCGCCATACCTGCTCCTGCTGTTGGCCTCGATAGCCGTCAACTTCACGATACAGCGCATGATAGCGAAGACCGCCCCTTCAAGGACGGCGAAGCTGTGGCTGACCGCCGGAGTGGTCATGAACCTAGCGCTGATAGGATACTACAAATACGCCGACTTCTTCGCCTCTAACATAGCGCTGATGACAGGGACCCCGTGGCGGCACATCGAAATATTTCTCCCGCTCGGAATATCCTTCTTCACATTCCAACAGATAGCCTGCTTAGCTGATACGTACCACGGCAAACTCGGCATTATTCCGTTCCGTCATTACGCGCTCTTCGTCTCATTCTTCCCTCAGCTCATAGCGGGGCCGATAGTGCTCGCCGACAAAATAATCCCGCAATTTTCCGATAAAAGGATATTCTGCCTCTCGTGGAAGAATATCTGCATCGGGCTGACGCTCTTCTCGATAGGGCTTTTCAAAAAAGTAATCATCGCCGACACCTTCTCGCCGTGGACGGCGCTCGCCTTCGAAGCGGAGCATCCGCTGACTCTGCTCGAAGCGTGGGGAGGCGCTCTCGCTTACACCATCCAGCTTTATTTCGACTTTTCCGGCTACTCCGACATGGCGCTCGGGCTCGCCTCGTTCTTCAACATAAAGCTGCCGCTCAATTTCAACTCGCCATACAAAGCCCGCTCCATCATTGACTTCTGGCGCAGATGGCACATGACGCTCTCGGCCTTCCTGCGCGACTATCTCTACATTCCGCTCGGCGGCAACAGAAAGGGCAAAACGCGCCGCTACGTCAATCTTATGATCACGATGCTGCTCGGCGGACTCTGGCACGGCGCTGGCTGGACCTTCGTGATATGGGGCGGCCTCCACGGCCTTTATCTGACGGCCAATCATTTCTGGCGCGAGCACAGCCCGGTGCGGCTTCCGTCGTTCTTCTGGTGGCTGCTGACGTTCCTGTCCGTAGTCATCGCGTGGGTGTTCTTCCGCGCAGAATCCGCGTCGCAGGCAATAGAGATATTAAAAGGCATGGCCGGCATGAACGGCTTCGTCGTCCCGTCGGACTACGTGCCCGGCTGGCTGGCCTCGATTCTCTCGTCGCTTGGAGTATCCGTGCTCGACTACACGCCGATGTGGGCGTTCGAGCGCCGCGAGATAATCAATATAACGCTCGCCGTGCTCGCGTGCGTCTTCGCGCCGAACGCATACGAAATAACGTCAAGAGCCGACTTTACGCGAAGGCAGTGGCTCACGGCGGCGGCCGCCTGCACACTGGCGCTCACGTCGGTGCTCTCAATGTACCACGTTTCCGAATTCCTCTATTTCCAGTTTTAAGGCGGTGCCGCGAAGATGCTGAAAAATAAAATTTACAGGAAATGGGCCGTACATTTTTTATCTATTTTTGCAATCGTCACGGCCGTTACAATGGCGATAAACTACGCGGTAGACCCGATGTGGTGCTTCGATCACGAAACGCCGTTCGCCGTATGGCGTGAGGTCATAGACGAACGCGAACAAAAAACCAATCTGCTGCGGTTCAGGGATTTCGACATAGACGCTTTAGTTATCGGCAGCAGCCGCGTCATGCAGATTGATCCGGAACAAGTCGGAGAAAACGCCTTCAACATGGGCTTCTCAGCCTGCATGCCTCTGGAATATCCGACGCTTATGGAGGTTTTTTACCGTACGAAACGACATTATCCAAAGAAAATACTTGTCGGCCTCGACTTCTTCGGGGCCGGCGTCAACTACGCGAGCGGAGACAGCGAGAACAGGGCGCTCCAATCCCTGGCTCAACTCAATGAAAACGCGTTCGTTTACAAACTTGAAAAATTGGCCAGCATCGAGCTTGCGCGCAAGAGCGTCAACTTGATCCGCAAAAATATGAAGATAGATGAAGACGGCATAGCATACGCGGACATAAAATACAGTTCCGGATACATGGGGACGAAAGCATATTATCCCCCGGCCGCCGATATAGAGCAGAAAAAGAGCATGTGCAGGAGCATTTATTACGATTTCATGAAAATATACGAATTTTTCGAGTACAGCGAACATTACAAAGAATATCTGTCATCTCTCATCAAACCGCCGGTGAACGCCGAGGTCATGCCGTTCGTCACGCCTGAGGGAACTTTAACGATGCGCCTTATAGCGAAAACGCCCGGGCGCCTCGACGATTACGAAAGGATGCTGCGCGAGTCGGTCGAAGTTTTCGGCGGCGTATGGAATTTTATGTACGTCAACTCGGTCACGTCGAACCACGAATACTGGCGCGAACCAAGCCACTGTCTCGACCAGGTCAACGAATGGGTGCTGGAAAGGATGTTGGGCACAGGAAATCCTCCGTCTGACTTCGGCGTGTACGTCACGCGCGAGAATATAGACGAGCACGTCAAAGAAGTGCGGGCGCAGCTTATCGCTCTGCGCGAGACAAAGGATTCTTGGGACACATTCATGGACGAATGATTTTTAGAGTTTTATCTCCTCCATGGCCGTGTACCAGTGTCCGCCGCTGTCCTTAAAGGAATAATACAGTTTCCATTCACAGACACCGCCATCTTTCACGAGCGCGGCTTTATACAGGCTTTCTTCTCCCGCCTCCGAAATTGGGTCGAGGCGTCTGCCGTGAATCACGCGCCAGTTTAACCCCAGGTCGGAGCTTTTCGCAAAAAATATTGAGTGCCGTCCTGCATCGTTCTTCGCGCAGAACGCCATAAGCAGACGCCCGCCGTCCTCCGCCATGTCGATATGCCACAGGCTGAAACCATCCGGCATTCCGTCAAGCGCGGCGTCCGCCACATCCGTCAGAGACGACAGGCCGGGACATTCTGCGCGTTTCATCTTATATTCTCCGTTTTCCTCATCCACGTACCAGACAAAATAACGTCCGCCCACCTTCAGCACGGCGGGCGACATGAGTATTCCAGCGCGGTTTGTAGGAGTCTTCACGGCCTTCAGAGTTTTCGGCGCGCTCCATTCCGCTCCGTCGCGAGACGACGTGACGAAGAGCGTCACCAAAAGAAAATTTTTCTCTTCGCGCACTTCTCTGTAAAAAAGAAAAACTTCGCCGTCTTCGTAAAACAGAGCCGGATCTGAATTATACCCCGTCCAGTCGGACGGCGGCGCGGCAACCGGCGATTTTCCGCCTTGCGGCAGACGCCATGAAACGCCGTCATAGCTCACAAGAAATTCAGGGTTTTCAAAATAGACTATGGCTTTCGGAAAAGGCGTCACCGCCATCAAATAGCGCCATTTCTCCGCGCCGAAGCCGTCTGGGATATATAACACGTCTGGATGCACGGTTTCGCCGAAGCCGGAAGTCATGGACAAATCCAGCATGACGGCGTTTTCGCGCCAGGAGCGCGGCGGTGCGGCGACGCTGCGTCCCTCTTCATACTGCATCATGTTCCAGCGTTTTTTAACGCCGCCGCGGAAAGAAGAGGAAAACAGGAACGGCGCGTTTACGCTGAGCTGCATCAAAAGGCGAAGCGATTCTCTCTTTATTTTTGAGAAATCCATCGGTCTGTCCTCCGTTTATATTCGTGCGCTCGCATTATAATCCACGCACAATGCGCATAAAATTTCCAAAAGCGATCGTGTTTGTCTGATTTTCCAGCACCCATTGTCTCGGCTCACACTCCGGCAGGATCGCAAGCCCGTGCCGCAGTTCGTCAAAGTCATGCCACTTGGCTCCAGTGGAGGGCGTTATGTATGGCGCCGCGTCGCGTCCTCGCGCGAGCACGTCTTCCGATTCGTACACGAACGTCGGCCTGTTCATCGACCATGCCTGAGTGAGCGCAAGCCCCTGCGTCTCGCTTCCGCCGAGCACGACCATGAAATCACACCACTCCAGCAGTTCTTTATAATCGCCGGGGACATACGTGCCGTATTCAAGCGTCCTTACTTCGAAGCCGGCGCGCTCTAGAAAGCCCGATACGTCAGGCGCGTTTTTATCCGAACGTTTTATATAAACCAGCGCACGGCGCATTGCGCTGTTGTCTTTCATATCCAACGGCAACCATAAATTTTCGTCCACGCCGGCGGCGTAGACACGAAGATTTTTGATCACACGTCCGGCATCGCGGCACTCATTCATATATGCGGCGCGCACCCATTCTGAGGCAAGGAAATAGCAGTCCAGCGCGTCGGAAGTTACTATCCATCCATGTTCCGACGGTCCCTCGTGACATATCATCGGCCCTGCGATGAGCTTATCGACGACTCCGGAGCGCTTCCACTTTATCACATCGCGGAGCACGCGCCACGAACAGGGAACGTAGGCGACGCTGCCCACGGTCTCTTTTCGCGTCGGATTTACGAGCAGTTCGACATCCGGAAAATATTTTGCGCCTTTGATGAACGAATCGACGAGATCCTGATGCCCGCCGAGCGTGTACGAGCACGTCCACGCTTTATAGGCGTCGCCGCGAAGCCTGTATTTCAGATAATTGAAACGCCGCTCGCAGTCTTTCGCAAAGCGCTCCAACGGAGCCAGAGGTTTTGTAAAAAATGATATGCGCATCGTCAGCCCGCTTTCCGCCGGAGAGGAACGCCCCCGCGTCCGTTCCGTTTATTTGTCTCCGCGCGAATATTTTAAGGCATAATAGGCCTTGAGGCCAAATATCCTGATAAACGGCCTGTAGATGTATCTCCTGTGGAACTTGGTGCTGTAATCCATGAGGCGGAAACGTTTTTCAATCTCGCTGATTAGTTCTTCATCCCATTCTCCGCTCAGCTTGATCCCGCGAAAGCTCCGCCAGTATATGTACGATATCACGCCGAGCAGCGTTTTTCTGAACTCTGGCGACAGGTGCTGAGATTTTGAAAATTCCATGAGCGAGTCGGATACCTTGATGAGATCTGTAAAACTTTTACGTGTTTCAGGTATTCTGGTAAGCGAGCCTTCTCTTATTCTATAAACATAAATAGAGGCAGGGAAATACTCTACTTTGCGCGCATAAGAAAATATTTTCGGCAGCCATTCCTCATCTTCTGATTCAGCCCCGTTATAAAAATATATTCCATTATTAACTATAATATCCCTTAATATGCACCTAAGCCATACTACATTCTCAAAACAAGAATTCCTTTCACACCGAGTCCAGACATCTTGTCCACTGCCAGACATGTCTTTAGATTTTTCGTTTCTAATTACATGCCTGACCATTCGACCATTTTGCTTGCAACGGTCAAATTCAACTATATCCGCGTCGCAGGTGGAAAGGTAGTCGATTAGGTGGGAAACTGCATCTGGAGTCAGATAATCATCGCCGTCAACAAAGAAGAAATATTTGCCGCTTGCAGCGTTTATTCCTGCATTTCTCGCTGACGATACTCCACCGTTTACCTTTTCAACGACAATGAGAGGAAGATCTGTCTGTCTGTCTGTCTGTCTGTAATTTTTCAGTATTTCGCCGGTGCCGTCGGTCGAGCCGTCGTTCACGACGATAACCTCGGTTCGCGCCGCAGCCTCTTCCGGCATCCCGTCAAATATTGAGTCGAGGCACTGTCTTATGTACTGCTCGACGTTATATGCAGGAATGATTATGCTTAGCAATTTGCCGTTATCCATCGCAGTGCCGCCCTTTCTCTTTTTATCTTTATCTCTGCGTCAGGCGTTTCGCCGCCGCAAACACTTCCGACGCGCCTATATCTTCAAGGCAAAGGCGCGAGCATTCCAGCTTCTCACATCCCTTCTCAGGGCAACCGCAGAAAAAGCAGGCGCCGAGGCTTTCCATGTACATCGTCCCCGCGCCGGGGAAATTCGGTCCGAACAGCCCCGCCACTGGCTTTCCGAGCGCGCGCGCTATGTGCATCAGGCCGGTGTCGCCGGATATTACCGCGTCCATTTCGGAGACGAGCGCTATCGAGCCTTCTATAGATGTGCGCCCCACCATATCCGTCACGAGCGGCGACTTCGCTCCTTCGCATATTTCGCGCGCCGCGCGCGCCTCGTCTGCGCCGCTTCCCATTAGGTACGTGCCGTATCCCGCTTCCGACGCGAGGCGGCAGAACTCTATCCATCTGCGGACGGGCCATCTTTTAACGGCGGCGCTCGCGCCTATGGCGAGGCCGAGTTTTTTGCGTCCGTCCTTCGGCACGCGCCAACCGTCGCTCACTCCGCGCGGAGCGCAAAGGTATGAACCGCATTCGCTCATTTCGCGCGACGTGTCCATGAGGTCTGAAAAATCAAAGTCCGTATGAGTGAACGGAAATCTGTGTATCGGGCAGTAACGCTTTTTTATCCCGGATAACAGCGAAAACAGGCTGCTGCGGTCGGAGCCGTGCATATCGACGAGTATGTCGAATCCCATGCGCCGCACCTTTCTAAGCAGCTCGAGATAGCCTCGGTTGCCGGTGTTCTTCCTGTCCCATTCCATAACGGCGTCCACCCACGGCTGCGCGCGGACGATTCCGGCGTAAAGCGAATCAACGAGCCACGTGAGGCGGAAATCCGGGTGCTTTTCCTTTACGCGCATGGCTGTGTAGTTGGCGAAGATTATGTCGCCGAGAGATGAAAATCTGAGGAAAAGAACTTCTTTGCGCTTGTCTGCCAACGCGCGCGCCTCCAGTCCGCCGTACAGGTTTATGATATATATAATAGAAATCCGCCGGGGCCGCGGCTCTTTGACGGTAGAGCCGCGGCGTGTTACAATCCTCTCAGGTGGTTCGTCTACCGGAGGTACTTGAGCGCCAACTCAAGCAGCCTCACGAGCAGTTCAAACAAAGGGGCGTATCGGAGCAGGAGAGCACCGAAGGTACGCCCCTTTCGCTTTGCCCCGGTACGAGAGCGTCTGCGCGCTTTGCCGCCGCGGCTCAGCTTTCCCCGAGAGGTTTTCCGACCGTTCAGCCGTTTTCACCTCCCTTCGGGGAGAACCTTCTTACTCAGAGCGCCCAGCCCTGAAAGACCGTCAGAGAGTATTATACGATATAGTTTTCAAAAACGCCTCAGAGCGCGGCGCGATAGTCTTCTATTACCCGGCGGTAAAGCTCCGTGGTCTCTCCCGCTATTCGCGCAACGCCGAACTGCGCGGCCCGTTCGCGCGCGCGAGCCGCCGTCTCCGGCAGGGAAGCTGAGCTAAGGGCGCGGCGAAGGCCGTCGGCTGTCGAACCCGCGTCACCGGGCTCGGCGAACCAGCCGTTCACGCCCTCTTCTATGATGTCGAGCGGCCCGCCCGCCCGAGTCGCTATCGCCGGAAGGCCGCAGGCCATCGCTTCGAGCAGCACTATGCCGAACGGTTCCGGCTCCTTCGACGGAAGTACGAAGAGGTCGGCGGCCCACATGTACTGGCGTATGTCCTTCGCGAACGGGAATATTTTTATATTCTCGCGAAACGGCGATTTTTCGGCGAGCGCGGCGAGTTTGTCCCTTTCCTCGCCGTCTCCGACTATCCAAAGAACGGATCTGTCCGCCTCGGACGGATTTTCCGTGAGAAATTTGCCGTAACCGTTTATGAGCACGTCGAAGCCCTTCCAATCGACGAACCGCCCGGCGCCGAGGACGGCCTTCACGCCGCCGGACACGCCGAGCGCGGCGCGCCTCTCCGCGCGCACTTTCTCGTCGCGCGCATATTTTGAAACGTCTATCGGGTTATGCACGACGGCGATTTTACCTTCCGGCACGCCGAGCGAGGCGAAATATTCCTTGACCGAGGAAGAGCATGCCGCGTAGAAATCGCCGTCTTTGTGGTACTTGAGCTTAGGATATTTGTCTATCGTCTGAAGTACCGGGACGTTTTTATGCTTTCCCCACCAGCCGCCTATTTTCGCGGCGGAGGAAAGGCGCGTGTGTATAAGGTCTGGGCGGAAGCCGTCTATAAATTTGCCGAGCCTTGTGTTGGTGAACGGCAAAGCCTGAGACAACGGGCGGCAGAGGCCAAACTCTATACCGGCTTTGTCGAGCCGCTCCGTAAGCGTGCCATAATCGCGGCAGGCGACGAAATTTTCAACGCCGAGCCGCGCAAGCTCGGAGAGAAGCTGAACCCACGTCTCCCCCCACGCGAGGTTGCTTTCATCGACGTAATGAAGCACGCGCATATCAGCGCGCCTCCGAGCCCGCAAGCACTTCTTTATATATCCGCTCATCCTCGTCGGCCATCCTGGCGAGCGTCGGCACTGACGAAAGCGGGATATTCACCTTCGCGCGGCGAGTTTTTATGAAATCCGCTATCGCCTCGCGCCACGCCGCGACGTCGCCTGGCGGCAGGAGATTTTCCGAACTTCCCGCCATCTCGCTGACCGGCGGAATGTCCGAAGCGATCACCGGAATGCCTATCTGGACGGCGCGCGCAAGCGTCAGCGGCATACCCTCGGTGTACGACGGGAAAAGCAGACACGACGAACGCGCCATAAAATCGTCGGCCTTATCGGAATAGCCGTGGAACGTAACGCGCCCCGTAAAGCCGCGCTCTTTCGTTATATTTTCAAGCTCATCGCGCATCGGGCCGTCGCCCAGGACGTCGAGCGTCCACTCCGCATCCTCCGGCATCGCGCGCAGCGCGTCGTGCAGCCCCTTGACAGGCGACAGCCGCCCGACGAAGAGGAACTTCACCGGCCCGCGCAGGTTTTCCTCGCTCCAGCGGACCTTCGGCTCGTCAAGGCCGTTCAGGACGACCTGCGTATTGTCGTAAAAACACGCCTTCATGCCTTCGCGCACGGCGTTGCTGACGCATATCACGCGCGCAGCGTCGCGGTACGGCGCGTATATCCACGGCGATTTGTTGCCGAAGACGACGTGAGCCGTCACGATATACGGAACATGCGCGGAACCTGCCGCCCAGCGCGCGATCCACGCCGGGACGCGCGAGTGCGCGTGAATGAGCTGAAAGCCCTCGCGCCGCGCAAGCGCCGCGATCTCCCGCGAGCAAGCCCATATCGTAAAAGGATTTTTTTTATGCACAGGCATATCGACGTGGCGCACCGCGCCTGAGAGCTGGCTTTGCATTTTGCCGCCCGCCGATATTACGGTAATCTCGTGCCCGCGGGCCGTAAGCTCGTTCGACAGGTCTATGACATGC from Cloacibacillus sp. An23 includes these protein-coding regions:
- the rfaE2 gene encoding D-glycero-beta-D-manno-heptose 1-phosphate adenylyltransferase; translation: MRLSANFSHETMILARELLLGGFRRFPAVVAGDFMLDRYVTGEVSRISPEAPVPVVRVRSERLVAGGAGNVAANLAGLGVRVYAAGSVGDDTEGAALMALPVFAEADTECITPLGPTTVKTRVLGGGRQQMLRLDREQLTEPRGEDIERVVSKIREAASAGSRLVLLSDYGKGFCSPELCRRVISFARSACMQVWVDPKKSDWEPYRGAFAITPNLKELSAAAGRAVANEDGEVAEAASELASRYGIENILATRSEKGATLVSRGGALHIPVWPVEVYDVSGAGDTMIAAAAAFSSAGLPLCDAAKLANAASQIVIGKVGTYPIMADELLSAVAEEGAQSGGKIYSRGDAAELCRRWRANGERIVFTNGCFDILHAGHIDSLTAARALGDRLIVGLNSDASVKRLKGESRPVNGELSRAKVLSALEAVDAVVVFGEDTPAELLSVLRPDVLAKGGDYRPEDVAGREYAGEVVILPLTDGYSTTSVIERISHSK
- a CDS encoding flavodoxin family protein, translated to MEKKTVTILLGSPRKDGNTETIAKALAKGAEENGCEVRTLRLQGKKLNGCMDCRHCWATGAPCVQKDDMGEVHEAIAAADVIVFASPLYFYSWSAQIKPVWDRLLPFYAENSKIDVRGKKAVLISAAGDTEPECFGGLKESFRLACGYTQWEIAGEIYALGLYPKDAAANEGQKYIEEAYELGKRL
- the galE gene encoding UDP-glucose 4-epimerase GalE; its protein translation is MKNCVVTGGAGYVGSHCCKALAQAGYTPVTVDNLFRGHKKLVKWGPFRECDVLDTDGLVKIFEEFKPEAVFHFAGLTYVGESVAKPEDYYRVNTAGTLSLLSAMLRCGCDKIIFSSTAATYGDPRYTPIDEKHPQNPINPYGWSKLFIERMMEDFSAAHGIKFAALRYFNASGADPECETGELHEPETHLIPLILFAALGRRENIKIFGRDYDTPDGTAVRDYVHVTDLASAHLKALEKLESDGVNLKLNLGTGSGYSVLEVIKSVERVSGRKVPALDAPRRAGDPPVLVADSAAARQTLGWELKHSSIDEIVETAMRWHERN
- a CDS encoding MBOAT family O-acyltransferase; protein product: MLFNSYVFIFIFLPATFIIWRSLCAKKKTTAAIYWLLSASLFFYGYWNPPYLLLLLASIAVNFTIQRMIAKTAPSRTAKLWLTAGVVMNLALIGYYKYADFFASNIALMTGTPWRHIEIFLPLGISFFTFQQIACLADTYHGKLGIIPFRHYALFVSFFPQLIAGPIVLADKIIPQFSDKRIFCLSWKNICIGLTLFSIGLFKKVIIADTFSPWTALAFEAEHPLTLLEAWGGALAYTIQLYFDFSGYSDMALGLASFFNIKLPLNFNSPYKARSIIDFWRRWHMTLSAFLRDYLYIPLGGNRKGKTRRYVNLMITMLLGGLWHGAGWTFVIWGGLHGLYLTANHFWREHSPVRLPSFFWWLLTFLSVVIAWVFFRAESASQAIEILKGMAGMNGFVVPSDYVPGWLASILSSLGVSVLDYTPMWAFERREIINITLAVLACVFAPNAYEITSRADFTRRQWLTAAAACTLALTSVLSMYHVSEFLYFQF
- a CDS encoding exo-alpha-sialidase, with the protein product MDFSKIKRESLRLLMQLSVNAPFLFSSSFRGGVKKRWNMMQYEEGRSVAAPPRSWRENAVMLDLSMTSGFGETVHPDVLYIPDGFGAEKWRYLMAVTPFPKAIVYFENPEFLVSYDGVSWRLPQGGKSPVAAPPSDWTGYNSDPALFYEDGEVFLFYREVREEKNFLLVTLFVTSSRDGAEWSAPKTLKAVKTPTNRAGILMSPAVLKVGGRYFVWYVDEENGEYKMKRAECPGLSSLTDVADAALDGMPDGFSLWHIDMAEDGGRLLMAFCAKNDAGRHSIFFAKSSDLGLNWRVIHGRRLDPISEAGEESLYKAALVKDGGVCEWKLYYSFKDSGGHWYTAMEEIKL
- a CDS encoding glycosyltransferase codes for the protein MDNGKLLSIIIPAYNVEQYIRQCLDSIFDGMPEEAAARTEVIVVNDGSTDGTGEILKNYRQTDRQTDLPLIVVEKVNGGVSSARNAGINAASGKYFFFVDGDDYLTPDAVSHLIDYLSTCDADIVEFDRCKQNGRMVRHVIRNEKSKDMSGSGQDVWTRCERNSCFENVVWLRCILRDIIVNNGIYFYNGAESEDEEWLPKIFSYARKVEYFPASIYVYRIREGSLTRIPETRKSFTDLIKVSDSLMEFSKSQHLSPEFRKTLLGVISYIYWRSFRGIKLSGEWDEELISEIEKRFRLMDYSTKFHRRYIYRPFIRIFGLKAYYALKYSRGDK
- a CDS encoding glycosyltransferase family 9 protein, coding for MADKRKEVLFLRFSSLGDIIFANYTAMRVKEKHPDFRLTWLVDSLYAGIVRAQPWVDAVMEWDRKNTGNRGYLELLRKVRRMGFDILVDMHGSDRSSLFSLLSGIKKRYCPIHRFPFTHTDFDFSDLMDTSREMSECGSYLCAPRGVSDGWRVPKDGRKKLGLAIGASAAVKRWPVRRWIEFCRLASEAGYGTYLMGSGADEARAAREICEGAKSPLVTDMVGRTSIEGSIALVSEMDAVISGDTGLMHIARALGKPVAGLFGPNFPGAGTMYMESLGACFFCGCPEKGCEKLECSRLCLEDIGASEVFAAAKRLTQR